The proteins below are encoded in one region of Lactuca sativa cultivar Salinas chromosome 3, Lsat_Salinas_v11, whole genome shotgun sequence:
- the LOC111884387 gene encoding 14-3-3 protein 9 isoform X2, with the protein MATSEREIFVYTAKLAEQAERYDEMVEAMTKVAKLGVELTVEERNLLSVGYKNVIGARRASWRILSSIEQKEESRGNDQNAKRIKEYRHKVESELNTICNDIMSVIDDHLIPSCGESGESHVFYYKMKGDYYRYMAEFKSGNDKKDVADLSMKAYEAATTTAEAELPPTHPIRLGLALNFSVFYYEIMNSAERACHLAKQAFDEAISELDTLNEESYKDSTLIMQLLRDNLTLWTSDISEEGDLHKHDGGGKTGGEIENAE; encoded by the exons ATGGCTACTTCAGAACGCGAGATCTTTGTCTACACTGCTAAGCTCGCCGAGCAAGCCGAACGCTATGATG AGATGGTAGAAGCAATGACGAAAGTTGCAAAGCTAGGAGTGGAACTGACTGTGGAAGAAAGGAATCTGCTCTCAGTTGGGTACAAAAATGTAATCGGTGCTAGGAGAGCTTCATGGAGGATTCTCTCATCAATAGAACAGAAAGAGGAATCACGAGGTAATGATCAGAATGCAAAACGTATCAAGGAGTATCGACATAAAGTGGAATCAGAACTCAACACCATTTGCAATGACATCATGAGTGTGATTGATGATCATCTCATTCCTTCATGTGGCGAGTCTGGTGAATCACATGTATTCTATTACAAGAT GAAAGGAGATTACTATCGATATATGGCAGAATTTAAGTCTGGAAATGACAAGAAAGATGTTGCTGATCTTTCAATGAAAGCATATGAGGCAGCTACCACTACTGCAGAAGCTGAATTGCCACCTACACATCCTATTCGATTGGGACTGGCTTTAAATTTCTCAGTCTTCTATTATGAAATCATGAATTCAGCTGAAAG GGCATGTCACTTAGCCAAACAGGCTTTTGATGAAGCAATTTCAGAGCTTGATACTTTGAATGAGGAGTCATACAAAGATAGTACTTTGATTATGCAGCTTCTAAGGGACAATCTCACCTTGTGGACATCTGATATTTCAGAGGAAGGAG ATTTACACAAGCACGATGGTGGTGGTAAAACTGGTGGTGAGATTGAGAATGCAGAG TGA
- the LOC111884387 gene encoding 14-3-3 protein 9 isoform X1, with protein sequence MATSEREIFVYTAKLAEQAERYDEMVEAMTKVAKLGVELTVEERNLLSVGYKNVIGARRASWRILSSIEQKEESRGNDQNAKRIKEYRHKVESELNTICNDIMSVIDDHLIPSCGESGESHVFYYKMKGDYYRYMAEFKSGNDKKDVADLSMKAYEAATTTAEAELPPTHPIRLGLALNFSVFYYEIMNSAERACHLAKQAFDEAISELDTLNEESYKDSTLIMQLLRDNLTLWTSDISEEGEDLHKHDGGGKTGGEIENAE encoded by the exons ATGGCTACTTCAGAACGCGAGATCTTTGTCTACACTGCTAAGCTCGCCGAGCAAGCCGAACGCTATGATG AGATGGTAGAAGCAATGACGAAAGTTGCAAAGCTAGGAGTGGAACTGACTGTGGAAGAAAGGAATCTGCTCTCAGTTGGGTACAAAAATGTAATCGGTGCTAGGAGAGCTTCATGGAGGATTCTCTCATCAATAGAACAGAAAGAGGAATCACGAGGTAATGATCAGAATGCAAAACGTATCAAGGAGTATCGACATAAAGTGGAATCAGAACTCAACACCATTTGCAATGACATCATGAGTGTGATTGATGATCATCTCATTCCTTCATGTGGCGAGTCTGGTGAATCACATGTATTCTATTACAAGAT GAAAGGAGATTACTATCGATATATGGCAGAATTTAAGTCTGGAAATGACAAGAAAGATGTTGCTGATCTTTCAATGAAAGCATATGAGGCAGCTACCACTACTGCAGAAGCTGAATTGCCACCTACACATCCTATTCGATTGGGACTGGCTTTAAATTTCTCAGTCTTCTATTATGAAATCATGAATTCAGCTGAAAG GGCATGTCACTTAGCCAAACAGGCTTTTGATGAAGCAATTTCAGAGCTTGATACTTTGAATGAGGAGTCATACAAAGATAGTACTTTGATTATGCAGCTTCTAAGGGACAATCTCACCTTGTGGACATCTGATATTTCAGAGGAAGGAG AAGATTTACACAAGCACGATGGTGGTGGTAAAACTGGTGGTGAGATTGAGAATGCAGAG TGA